A genomic window from Lepisosteus oculatus isolate fLepOcu1 chromosome 27, fLepOcu1.hap2, whole genome shotgun sequence includes:
- the LOC138225323 gene encoding uncharacterized protein isoform X1 — MSPKECSCEPSRVKWLSSCVQRTGCQCPGPDEVLAVLEGMSSSDEESGKLLIEELFSLLQRNTKGTLPVILGFLESPQVTTAHRSAVLQAVEKLLRKTSAQHLDESLAKSTVSMALNEMTMSPKWLPDWQQPASNIVVCVVRDHYDSTMDMVLSFFQPGVLPHHTLLNAVGDISRNCSRDIARDIVRLLDLLVPVLPLAVTNKMKAMMAFALEGLYESWAKFQGPGQCVQDCSSQVIISFDVVHRWLPSSEPKVTEAIVLALAAMCCLLPEEKFQSELPAVLQAFQPLYAAELDISYSRINKSLSVLVGAAVPKARPVLESQLEQLLTMVHAQDLAVLMGLCASVHLDVVLSVLKRLETQLTDPAFPCNEQGSRSDFTCALILCYGQVALKAPAEDLLQRMDTDFMERLRHHVTTKEPSVRLSLCRSVGMMAQAVRSASPSGAPSFPAKAELLATMMALDLLQFFGSSYTLDDSLEESLREGILYLAAQDLRQTIQSLVTLISPSESSLSEVWQVLSTSQVVSETVKHLADHLGLMREMKVDDPELDIHRHTEEQLAAQSSALTEQETPAEPVVLRALLGLITVLSIADKSQAKALVPFVYCRARPCLESESPEVRRVTVVLLGQLVRLGSEKARLNKEVHSSLVSVLLNLTDPSPEVIQACWTVLQHFTLECVLSMKEMCRILITSGQFSLAQRLALQGAQSRRAWVRESAAIFIGLQVQQLQRRLCSCFALRRAQRALRILLQDPEPQVRERAAEAMGLFT; from the exons ATGAGCCCGAAGGAGTGCAGCTGTGAGCCCAGCAGGGTGAAGTGGCTCTCCTCCTGTGTGCAGCGCACAGGCTGCCAGTGCCCCGGGCCAG ATGAGGTCCTGGCTGTTCTGGAGGGAATGAGCAGCTCTGATGAGGAATCTGGGAAGCTCCTGATAGAAGAGCTGTTCTCCCTCCTGCAGAGGAACACCAAGGGGACACTGCCAGTCATCCTGGGATTCCTCGAGAGCCCCCAG GTGACAACTGCCCATCGCTCTGCTGTCCTCCAGGCAGTGGAGAAGCTGCTGCGCAAAACATCTGCGCAGCATCTGGATGAGTCCTTGGCCAAGAGCACCGTCTCGATGGCCTTGAATGAGATGACGATGTCACCG AAATGGCTGCCTGACTGGCAACAGCCAGCCAGCAACATTGTCGTTTGTGTGGTGAGAGACCACTACGACAGTACCATGGATATGGTGCTGTCCTTCTTCCAGCCCGGAGTGCTCCCTCACCACACGCTGCTGAATGCTGTAGGAGATATCTCCCGCAACTGCA GTCGTGACATAGCAAGGGATATAGTGAGactgctggacctgctggtgCCTGTTCTTCCCCTTGCTGTGACTAATAAAATGAAGGCAATGATGGCTTTTG CATTGGAAGGCCTGTATGAGAGCTGGGCAAAATTCCAGGGTCCCGGGCAGTGTGTTCAGGACTGTTCAAGCCAGGTCATCATAAGTTTTGATGTAGTGCACAGATGGCTGCCATCTTCTGAGCCAAAG GTGACGGAGGCCATTGTCTTGGCCCTGGCAGCTATGTGCTGCCTGCTCCCTGAGGAGAAGTTTCAGAGTGAGCTGCCAGCAGTTTTACAGGCCTTCCAGCCACTGTATGCAGCTGAGCTGGACATCAGCTACTCCAGAATCAACAAG agtctgagtgtgcttgtgggGGCAGCAGTGCCGAAGGCCAGACCAGTGCTGGAATCCCAGCTGGAGCAGCTGCTGACCATGGTCCACGcccag GATCTGGCAGTGCTGATGGGgctgtgtgccagtgtgcacctggatgtggtgctgtctgtgctgaAGAGACTGGAGACCCAGCTGACTGACCCAGCCTTCCCCTGCAATGAGCAGGGCTCTAGG AGTGATTTCACCTGTGCCCTGATTCTGTGCTATGGGCAAGTTGCACTTAAAGCACCTGCAGAGGATCTACTGCAGAGAATGGACACTGACTTTATGGAGAGACTGAGACACCATGTCACCACTAAG GAGCCCAGTGTCAGACTGAGCCTGTGCCGCAGTGTGGGCATGATGGCACAGGCAGTGCGCAGCGCCAGTCCCTCCGGAGCTCCCAGCTTCCCTGCCAAGGCCGAGCTCCTGGCGAcaatgatg GCTCTTGACCTGCTGCAATTCTTCGGCAGTAGTTATACTCTGGATGACAGCTTGGAAGAGAGTTTGAGGGAGGGGATATTATATCTGGCTGCACAGGACCTCAGACAGACCATCCAGTCCCTAGTAACCCTCATTTCTCCCTCTGAGAG CTCACTCTCGGAGGTGTGGCAGGTCCTCAGTACCAGCCAGGTGGTCTCGGAGACCGTGAAGCACCTGGCTGATCATCTCGGCCTGATGAGGGAGATGAAGGTGGATGATCCAGAACTGGAT atccacagacacacagaggagCAGCTGGCAGCTCAGAGCTCAGCCCTGACAGAGCAGGAGACCCCAGCTGAGCCAGTTGTTCTGCGGGCTCTACTGGGCTTGATCACTGTCCTGTCCATCGCGGACAAGAGTCAAGCCAAAGCACTGGTGCCCTTTGTGTACTGTAGAGCCAGGCCCTGCTTGGAAAGT GAGAGCCCGGAGGTCCGCAGAGTCACAGTGGTTCTGCTGGGGCAGCTGGTCAGGCTGGGCTCTGAGAAAGCCCGGCTCAACAAAGAGGTCCACAGCTCCCTGGTCAGCGTGCTGCTGAACCTGACTGACCCCAGCCCAGAGGTCATCCAG GCCTGCTGGACAGTCCTACAGCACTTCACCCTGGAATGTGTGCTGTCCATGAAGGAGATGTGCAGGATCCTG ATAACGAGTGGGCAGTTCAGCCTGGCCCAGAGGCTTGCACTCCAGGGTGCACAGAGCAGAAGGGCCTGGGTTCGGGAAAGTGCTGCCATCTTCATTG GCCTCCAAGTGCAGCAGCTGCAGAGGAGACTCTGCTCTTGTTTCGCTCTGAGAAGAGCTCAGCGAG CCCTGAGGATCCTGCTGCAGGACCCAGAGCCGCAGGTGCGGGAGAGGGCTGCTGAAGCCATGGGGCTCTTCACCTGA
- the LOC138225323 gene encoding uncharacterized protein isoform X4, protein MSPKECSCEPSRVKWLSSCVQRTGCQCPGPDEVLAVLEGMSSSDEESGKLLIEELFSLLQRNTKGTLPVILGFLESPQVTTAHRSAVLQAVEKLLRKTSAQHLDESLAKSTVSMALNEMTMSPKWLPDWQQPASNIVVCVVRDHYDSTMDMVLSFFQPGVLPHHTLLNAVGDISRNCTLEGLYESWAKFQGPGQCVQDCSSQVIISFDVVHRWLPSSEPKVTEAIVLALAAMCCLLPEEKFQSELPAVLQAFQPLYAAELDISYSRINKSLSVLVGAAVPKARPVLESQLEQLLTMVHAQDLAVLMGLCASVHLDVVLSVLKRLETQLTDPAFPCNEQGSRSDFTCALILCYGQVALKAPAEDLLQRMDTDFMERLRHHVTTKEPSVRLSLCRSVGMMAQAVRSASPSGAPSFPAKAELLATMMALDLLQFFGSSYTLDDSLEESLREGILYLAAQDLRQTIQSLVTLISPSESSLSEVWQVLSTSQVVSETVKHLADHLGLMREMKVDDPELDIHRHTEEQLAAQSSALTEQETPAEPVVLRALLGLITVLSIADKSQAKALVPFVYCRARPCLESESPEVRRVTVVLLGQLVRLGSEKARLNKEVHSSLVSVLLNLTDPSPEVIQACWTVLQHFTLECVLSMKEMCRILITSGQFSLAQRLALQGAQSRRAWVRESAAIFIGLQVQQLQRRLCSCFALRRAQRALRILLQDPEPQVRERAAEAMGLFT, encoded by the exons ATGAGCCCGAAGGAGTGCAGCTGTGAGCCCAGCAGGGTGAAGTGGCTCTCCTCCTGTGTGCAGCGCACAGGCTGCCAGTGCCCCGGGCCAG ATGAGGTCCTGGCTGTTCTGGAGGGAATGAGCAGCTCTGATGAGGAATCTGGGAAGCTCCTGATAGAAGAGCTGTTCTCCCTCCTGCAGAGGAACACCAAGGGGACACTGCCAGTCATCCTGGGATTCCTCGAGAGCCCCCAG GTGACAACTGCCCATCGCTCTGCTGTCCTCCAGGCAGTGGAGAAGCTGCTGCGCAAAACATCTGCGCAGCATCTGGATGAGTCCTTGGCCAAGAGCACCGTCTCGATGGCCTTGAATGAGATGACGATGTCACCG AAATGGCTGCCTGACTGGCAACAGCCAGCCAGCAACATTGTCGTTTGTGTGGTGAGAGACCACTACGACAGTACCATGGATATGGTGCTGTCCTTCTTCCAGCCCGGAGTGCTCCCTCACCACACGCTGCTGAATGCTGTAGGAGATATCTCCCGCAACTGCA CATTGGAAGGCCTGTATGAGAGCTGGGCAAAATTCCAGGGTCCCGGGCAGTGTGTTCAGGACTGTTCAAGCCAGGTCATCATAAGTTTTGATGTAGTGCACAGATGGCTGCCATCTTCTGAGCCAAAG GTGACGGAGGCCATTGTCTTGGCCCTGGCAGCTATGTGCTGCCTGCTCCCTGAGGAGAAGTTTCAGAGTGAGCTGCCAGCAGTTTTACAGGCCTTCCAGCCACTGTATGCAGCTGAGCTGGACATCAGCTACTCCAGAATCAACAAG agtctgagtgtgcttgtgggGGCAGCAGTGCCGAAGGCCAGACCAGTGCTGGAATCCCAGCTGGAGCAGCTGCTGACCATGGTCCACGcccag GATCTGGCAGTGCTGATGGGgctgtgtgccagtgtgcacctggatgtggtgctgtctgtgctgaAGAGACTGGAGACCCAGCTGACTGACCCAGCCTTCCCCTGCAATGAGCAGGGCTCTAGG AGTGATTTCACCTGTGCCCTGATTCTGTGCTATGGGCAAGTTGCACTTAAAGCACCTGCAGAGGATCTACTGCAGAGAATGGACACTGACTTTATGGAGAGACTGAGACACCATGTCACCACTAAG GAGCCCAGTGTCAGACTGAGCCTGTGCCGCAGTGTGGGCATGATGGCACAGGCAGTGCGCAGCGCCAGTCCCTCCGGAGCTCCCAGCTTCCCTGCCAAGGCCGAGCTCCTGGCGAcaatgatg GCTCTTGACCTGCTGCAATTCTTCGGCAGTAGTTATACTCTGGATGACAGCTTGGAAGAGAGTTTGAGGGAGGGGATATTATATCTGGCTGCACAGGACCTCAGACAGACCATCCAGTCCCTAGTAACCCTCATTTCTCCCTCTGAGAG CTCACTCTCGGAGGTGTGGCAGGTCCTCAGTACCAGCCAGGTGGTCTCGGAGACCGTGAAGCACCTGGCTGATCATCTCGGCCTGATGAGGGAGATGAAGGTGGATGATCCAGAACTGGAT atccacagacacacagaggagCAGCTGGCAGCTCAGAGCTCAGCCCTGACAGAGCAGGAGACCCCAGCTGAGCCAGTTGTTCTGCGGGCTCTACTGGGCTTGATCACTGTCCTGTCCATCGCGGACAAGAGTCAAGCCAAAGCACTGGTGCCCTTTGTGTACTGTAGAGCCAGGCCCTGCTTGGAAAGT GAGAGCCCGGAGGTCCGCAGAGTCACAGTGGTTCTGCTGGGGCAGCTGGTCAGGCTGGGCTCTGAGAAAGCCCGGCTCAACAAAGAGGTCCACAGCTCCCTGGTCAGCGTGCTGCTGAACCTGACTGACCCCAGCCCAGAGGTCATCCAG GCCTGCTGGACAGTCCTACAGCACTTCACCCTGGAATGTGTGCTGTCCATGAAGGAGATGTGCAGGATCCTG ATAACGAGTGGGCAGTTCAGCCTGGCCCAGAGGCTTGCACTCCAGGGTGCACAGAGCAGAAGGGCCTGGGTTCGGGAAAGTGCTGCCATCTTCATTG GCCTCCAAGTGCAGCAGCTGCAGAGGAGACTCTGCTCTTGTTTCGCTCTGAGAAGAGCTCAGCGAG CCCTGAGGATCCTGCTGCAGGACCCAGAGCCGCAGGTGCGGGAGAGGGCTGCTGAAGCCATGGGGCTCTTCACCTGA
- the LOC138225323 gene encoding uncharacterized protein isoform X3 yields the protein MSPKECSCEPSRVKWLSSCVQRTGCQCPGPDEVLAVLEGMSSSDEESGKLLIEELFSLLQRNTKGTLPVILGFLESPQVTTAHRSAVLQAVEKLLRKTSAQHLDESLAKSTVSMALNEMTMSPKWLPDWQQPASNIVVCVVRDHYDSTMDMVLSFFQPGVLPHHTLLNAVGDISRNCSRDIARDIVRLLDLLVPVLPLAVTNKMKAMMAFALEGLYESWAKFQGPGQCVQDCSSQVIISFDVVHRWLPSSEPKVTEAIVLALAAMCCLLPEEKFQSELPAVLQAFQPLYAAELDISYSRINKSLSVLVGAAVPKARPVLESQLEQLLTMVHAQDLAVLMGLCASVHLDVVLSVLKRLETQLTDPAFPCNEQGSRSDFTCALILCYGQVALKAPAEDLLQRMDTDFMERLRHHVTTKEPSVRLSLCRSVGMMAQAVRSASPSGAPSFPAKAELLATMMALDLLQFFGSSYTLDDSLEESLREGILYLAAQDLRQTIQSLVTLISPSESSLSEVWQVLSTSQVVSETVKHLADHLGLMREMKVDDPELDIHRHTEEQLAAQSSALTEQETPAEPVVLRALLGLITVLSIADKSQAKALVPFVYCRARPCLESESPEVRRVTVVLLGQLVRLGSEKARLNKEVHSSLVSVLLNLTDPSPEVIQACWTVLQHFTLECVLSMKEMCRILITSGQFSLAQRLALQGAQSRRAWVRESAAIFIGLQVQQLQRRLCSCFALRRAQRVLYR from the exons ATGAGCCCGAAGGAGTGCAGCTGTGAGCCCAGCAGGGTGAAGTGGCTCTCCTCCTGTGTGCAGCGCACAGGCTGCCAGTGCCCCGGGCCAG ATGAGGTCCTGGCTGTTCTGGAGGGAATGAGCAGCTCTGATGAGGAATCTGGGAAGCTCCTGATAGAAGAGCTGTTCTCCCTCCTGCAGAGGAACACCAAGGGGACACTGCCAGTCATCCTGGGATTCCTCGAGAGCCCCCAG GTGACAACTGCCCATCGCTCTGCTGTCCTCCAGGCAGTGGAGAAGCTGCTGCGCAAAACATCTGCGCAGCATCTGGATGAGTCCTTGGCCAAGAGCACCGTCTCGATGGCCTTGAATGAGATGACGATGTCACCG AAATGGCTGCCTGACTGGCAACAGCCAGCCAGCAACATTGTCGTTTGTGTGGTGAGAGACCACTACGACAGTACCATGGATATGGTGCTGTCCTTCTTCCAGCCCGGAGTGCTCCCTCACCACACGCTGCTGAATGCTGTAGGAGATATCTCCCGCAACTGCA GTCGTGACATAGCAAGGGATATAGTGAGactgctggacctgctggtgCCTGTTCTTCCCCTTGCTGTGACTAATAAAATGAAGGCAATGATGGCTTTTG CATTGGAAGGCCTGTATGAGAGCTGGGCAAAATTCCAGGGTCCCGGGCAGTGTGTTCAGGACTGTTCAAGCCAGGTCATCATAAGTTTTGATGTAGTGCACAGATGGCTGCCATCTTCTGAGCCAAAG GTGACGGAGGCCATTGTCTTGGCCCTGGCAGCTATGTGCTGCCTGCTCCCTGAGGAGAAGTTTCAGAGTGAGCTGCCAGCAGTTTTACAGGCCTTCCAGCCACTGTATGCAGCTGAGCTGGACATCAGCTACTCCAGAATCAACAAG agtctgagtgtgcttgtgggGGCAGCAGTGCCGAAGGCCAGACCAGTGCTGGAATCCCAGCTGGAGCAGCTGCTGACCATGGTCCACGcccag GATCTGGCAGTGCTGATGGGgctgtgtgccagtgtgcacctggatgtggtgctgtctgtgctgaAGAGACTGGAGACCCAGCTGACTGACCCAGCCTTCCCCTGCAATGAGCAGGGCTCTAGG AGTGATTTCACCTGTGCCCTGATTCTGTGCTATGGGCAAGTTGCACTTAAAGCACCTGCAGAGGATCTACTGCAGAGAATGGACACTGACTTTATGGAGAGACTGAGACACCATGTCACCACTAAG GAGCCCAGTGTCAGACTGAGCCTGTGCCGCAGTGTGGGCATGATGGCACAGGCAGTGCGCAGCGCCAGTCCCTCCGGAGCTCCCAGCTTCCCTGCCAAGGCCGAGCTCCTGGCGAcaatgatg GCTCTTGACCTGCTGCAATTCTTCGGCAGTAGTTATACTCTGGATGACAGCTTGGAAGAGAGTTTGAGGGAGGGGATATTATATCTGGCTGCACAGGACCTCAGACAGACCATCCAGTCCCTAGTAACCCTCATTTCTCCCTCTGAGAG CTCACTCTCGGAGGTGTGGCAGGTCCTCAGTACCAGCCAGGTGGTCTCGGAGACCGTGAAGCACCTGGCTGATCATCTCGGCCTGATGAGGGAGATGAAGGTGGATGATCCAGAACTGGAT atccacagacacacagaggagCAGCTGGCAGCTCAGAGCTCAGCCCTGACAGAGCAGGAGACCCCAGCTGAGCCAGTTGTTCTGCGGGCTCTACTGGGCTTGATCACTGTCCTGTCCATCGCGGACAAGAGTCAAGCCAAAGCACTGGTGCCCTTTGTGTACTGTAGAGCCAGGCCCTGCTTGGAAAGT GAGAGCCCGGAGGTCCGCAGAGTCACAGTGGTTCTGCTGGGGCAGCTGGTCAGGCTGGGCTCTGAGAAAGCCCGGCTCAACAAAGAGGTCCACAGCTCCCTGGTCAGCGTGCTGCTGAACCTGACTGACCCCAGCCCAGAGGTCATCCAG GCCTGCTGGACAGTCCTACAGCACTTCACCCTGGAATGTGTGCTGTCCATGAAGGAGATGTGCAGGATCCTG ATAACGAGTGGGCAGTTCAGCCTGGCCCAGAGGCTTGCACTCCAGGGTGCACAGAGCAGAAGGGCCTGGGTTCGGGAAAGTGCTGCCATCTTCATTG GCCTCCAAGTGCAGCAGCTGCAGAGGAGACTCTGCTCTTGTTTCGCTCTGAGAAGAGCTCAGCGAG tgctttacaggtaa
- the LOC138225323 gene encoding uncharacterized protein isoform X2, with product MSPKECSCEPSRVKWLSSCVQRTGCQCPGPDEVLAVLEGMSSSDEESGKLLIEELFSLLQRNTKGTLPVILGFLESPQVTTAHRSAVLQAVEKLLRKTSAQHLDESLAKSTVSMALNEMTMSPKWLPDWQQPASNIVVCVVRDHYDSTMDMVLSFFQPGVLPHHTLLNAVGDISRNCSRDIARDIVRLLDLLVPVLPLAVTNKMKAMMAFALEGLYESWAKFQGPGQCVQDCSSQVIISFDVVHRWLPSSEPKVTEAIVLALAAMCCLLPEEKFQSELPAVLQAFQPLYAAELDISYSRINKSLSVLVGAAVPKARPVLESQLEQLLTMVHAQDLAVLMGLCASVHLDVVLSVLKRLETQLTDPAFPCNEQGSRSDFTCALILCYGQVALKAPAEDLLQRMDTDFMERLRHHVTTKEPSVRLSLCRSVGMMAQAVRSASPSGAPSFPAKAELLATMMALDLLQFFGSSYTLDDSLEESLREGILYLAAQDLRQTIQSLVTLISPSESSLSEVWQVLSTSQVVSETVKHLADHLGLMREMKVDDPELDIHRHTEEQLAAQSSALTEQETPAEPVVLRALLGLITVLSIADKSQAKALVPFVYCRARPCLESESPEVRRVTVVLLGQLVRLGSEKARLNKEVHSSLVSVLLNLTDPSPEVIQACWTVLQHFTLECVLSMKEMCRILITSGQFSLAQRLALQGAQSRRAWVRESAAIFIGKSSVTMRRVIEAQCRDDAPLVKASKCSSCRGDSALVSL from the exons ATGAGCCCGAAGGAGTGCAGCTGTGAGCCCAGCAGGGTGAAGTGGCTCTCCTCCTGTGTGCAGCGCACAGGCTGCCAGTGCCCCGGGCCAG ATGAGGTCCTGGCTGTTCTGGAGGGAATGAGCAGCTCTGATGAGGAATCTGGGAAGCTCCTGATAGAAGAGCTGTTCTCCCTCCTGCAGAGGAACACCAAGGGGACACTGCCAGTCATCCTGGGATTCCTCGAGAGCCCCCAG GTGACAACTGCCCATCGCTCTGCTGTCCTCCAGGCAGTGGAGAAGCTGCTGCGCAAAACATCTGCGCAGCATCTGGATGAGTCCTTGGCCAAGAGCACCGTCTCGATGGCCTTGAATGAGATGACGATGTCACCG AAATGGCTGCCTGACTGGCAACAGCCAGCCAGCAACATTGTCGTTTGTGTGGTGAGAGACCACTACGACAGTACCATGGATATGGTGCTGTCCTTCTTCCAGCCCGGAGTGCTCCCTCACCACACGCTGCTGAATGCTGTAGGAGATATCTCCCGCAACTGCA GTCGTGACATAGCAAGGGATATAGTGAGactgctggacctgctggtgCCTGTTCTTCCCCTTGCTGTGACTAATAAAATGAAGGCAATGATGGCTTTTG CATTGGAAGGCCTGTATGAGAGCTGGGCAAAATTCCAGGGTCCCGGGCAGTGTGTTCAGGACTGTTCAAGCCAGGTCATCATAAGTTTTGATGTAGTGCACAGATGGCTGCCATCTTCTGAGCCAAAG GTGACGGAGGCCATTGTCTTGGCCCTGGCAGCTATGTGCTGCCTGCTCCCTGAGGAGAAGTTTCAGAGTGAGCTGCCAGCAGTTTTACAGGCCTTCCAGCCACTGTATGCAGCTGAGCTGGACATCAGCTACTCCAGAATCAACAAG agtctgagtgtgcttgtgggGGCAGCAGTGCCGAAGGCCAGACCAGTGCTGGAATCCCAGCTGGAGCAGCTGCTGACCATGGTCCACGcccag GATCTGGCAGTGCTGATGGGgctgtgtgccagtgtgcacctggatgtggtgctgtctgtgctgaAGAGACTGGAGACCCAGCTGACTGACCCAGCCTTCCCCTGCAATGAGCAGGGCTCTAGG AGTGATTTCACCTGTGCCCTGATTCTGTGCTATGGGCAAGTTGCACTTAAAGCACCTGCAGAGGATCTACTGCAGAGAATGGACACTGACTTTATGGAGAGACTGAGACACCATGTCACCACTAAG GAGCCCAGTGTCAGACTGAGCCTGTGCCGCAGTGTGGGCATGATGGCACAGGCAGTGCGCAGCGCCAGTCCCTCCGGAGCTCCCAGCTTCCCTGCCAAGGCCGAGCTCCTGGCGAcaatgatg GCTCTTGACCTGCTGCAATTCTTCGGCAGTAGTTATACTCTGGATGACAGCTTGGAAGAGAGTTTGAGGGAGGGGATATTATATCTGGCTGCACAGGACCTCAGACAGACCATCCAGTCCCTAGTAACCCTCATTTCTCCCTCTGAGAG CTCACTCTCGGAGGTGTGGCAGGTCCTCAGTACCAGCCAGGTGGTCTCGGAGACCGTGAAGCACCTGGCTGATCATCTCGGCCTGATGAGGGAGATGAAGGTGGATGATCCAGAACTGGAT atccacagacacacagaggagCAGCTGGCAGCTCAGAGCTCAGCCCTGACAGAGCAGGAGACCCCAGCTGAGCCAGTTGTTCTGCGGGCTCTACTGGGCTTGATCACTGTCCTGTCCATCGCGGACAAGAGTCAAGCCAAAGCACTGGTGCCCTTTGTGTACTGTAGAGCCAGGCCCTGCTTGGAAAGT GAGAGCCCGGAGGTCCGCAGAGTCACAGTGGTTCTGCTGGGGCAGCTGGTCAGGCTGGGCTCTGAGAAAGCCCGGCTCAACAAAGAGGTCCACAGCTCCCTGGTCAGCGTGCTGCTGAACCTGACTGACCCCAGCCCAGAGGTCATCCAG GCCTGCTGGACAGTCCTACAGCACTTCACCCTGGAATGTGTGCTGTCCATGAAGGAGATGTGCAGGATCCTG ATAACGAGTGGGCAGTTCAGCCTGGCCCAGAGGCTTGCACTCCAGGGTGCACAGAGCAGAAGGGCCTGGGTTCGGGAAAGTGCTGCCATCTTCATTGGTAAGAGCTCAGTGACAATGAGAAGAGTGATTGAGGCTCAGTGTAGAGATGATGCTCCACTGGTAAAA GCCTCCAAGTGCAGCAGCTGCAGAGGAGACTCTGCTCTTGTTTCGCTCTGA